The following are encoded in a window of Geobacter metallireducens GS-15 genomic DNA:
- the miaB gene encoding tRNA (N6-isopentenyl adenosine(37)-C2)-methylthiotransferase MiaB, with translation MTGEKLLYIETFGCQMNVSDSEKVASLLRGEGYSQTPDSSEADLIIVNTCSVRAKAEHKVYSYLGRFRKLKRDRRLLLGVGGCVAQQEGERLLKRVPWLDLVFGTHNLHLLPEMVRAAEQGERRAAVDFIDNEARLDLFPQADEGGGVTRFVTVMQGCDNFCSYCIVPYVRGREISRRSVEIIGEIRSAVAGGVREVTLLGQNVNSYGLKTPGELSFAGLLREISAIDGLERIRFTTSHPKDISPELIACFAELPKLCGHIHLPAQAGSDSILARMNRGYTRQEYLEKVAALRAARPEILITGDIIVGFPGETEADFLQTLSLMEEVRYTDIFSFAYSPRPETAAASLGDRIMRKETTERLERVQGLQRDMTIERHAGFVGTCQAVLVEGMSKRGDQLYGRTDGNLIVNFAGNPSLAGSLVDVRITRGYPNSLLGELAVFQ, from the coding sequence GTGACCGGCGAAAAACTTCTGTATATCGAAACCTTTGGTTGCCAGATGAACGTGAGCGATTCCGAGAAGGTGGCGTCGCTCCTGAGGGGGGAGGGGTACTCCCAGACTCCCGATTCATCGGAGGCGGACCTGATTATTGTGAACACCTGCAGCGTGCGGGCAAAGGCCGAGCACAAGGTCTACAGCTACCTGGGCCGCTTTCGGAAGCTTAAGCGTGACAGACGGTTGCTTCTGGGCGTGGGGGGGTGCGTGGCGCAGCAGGAGGGGGAACGGCTCCTGAAGCGGGTGCCGTGGCTCGATCTCGTCTTCGGAACGCACAACCTCCATCTTTTGCCGGAGATGGTCAGGGCCGCGGAGCAGGGAGAGCGCAGGGCCGCGGTGGATTTCATCGACAACGAGGCAAGGCTCGACTTGTTCCCGCAAGCCGACGAAGGGGGGGGCGTAACCCGCTTCGTGACGGTCATGCAGGGGTGCGACAACTTCTGCTCCTACTGCATCGTCCCTTACGTGCGGGGAAGAGAGATCAGCCGCCGTTCCGTCGAGATCATCGGAGAGATTCGCAGCGCCGTGGCTGGTGGCGTGCGGGAGGTGACGCTTCTGGGCCAGAATGTCAACTCCTACGGGCTGAAGACGCCGGGTGAGCTGAGTTTTGCGGGGCTCCTGCGGGAAATTTCGGCCATCGACGGCCTGGAGCGGATCCGCTTCACCACCTCCCACCCGAAGGATATCTCACCGGAGCTCATTGCCTGCTTCGCCGAGCTTCCCAAGCTCTGCGGACACATCCATCTGCCGGCCCAGGCGGGGAGCGATTCGATTCTGGCACGCATGAACAGGGGCTATACGCGGCAGGAATACCTGGAAAAGGTGGCAGCGCTCAGGGCGGCTCGCCCGGAGATCCTCATAACCGGGGACATCATCGTCGGCTTCCCCGGTGAGACGGAGGCCGATTTTCTCCAGACCCTCTCCCTCATGGAGGAGGTCCGCTATACCGACATCTTTTCCTTTGCCTATTCCCCCCGCCCCGAGACCGCCGCCGCGTCCCTCGGCGACAGGATTATGCGCAAGGAGACCACGGAGCGCCTGGAACGGGTTCAGGGGCTCCAGCGGGACATGACCATTGAGAGGCATGCCGGCTTTGTCGGCACCTGCCAGGCGGTCCTCGTGGAAGGGATGAGCAAGCGGGGAGACCAGCTCTACGGCCGCACCGACGGCAACCTGATCGTGAACTTTGCCGGCAATCCCTCCCTCGCAGGTTCCCTCGTCGACGTGCGCATCACTCGCGGCTACCCGAATTCGCTCCTGGGCGAACTCGCAGTTTTTCAATAA
- the rpsT gene encoding 30S ribosomal protein S20, which translates to MAHHKSALKRIKQNKRKQFRNKSIRSGLRTFIKNVREAVEAKDAAKAKEALQAAIPVIDKAATKGIIHANAASRNVSRLTKLVNTLG; encoded by the coding sequence TTGGCTCATCACAAGTCGGCCCTGAAAAGAATCAAGCAAAACAAGAGAAAGCAGTTCAGAAACAAGTCCATCCGCTCCGGTCTGCGGACTTTCATAAAGAATGTGCGTGAGGCAGTCGAGGCCAAGGATGCAGCCAAGGCCAAAGAAGCCCTCCAGGCAGCGATCCCGGTCATCGACAAGGCGGCCACCAAGGGGATCATCCACGCCAATGCCGCATCCCGCAACGTTTCCCGTCTCACCAAACTGGTGAATACCCTCGGGTAA
- the holA gene encoding DNA polymerase III subunit delta produces the protein MKIDEFNKALDRGEISPLYYFHGDEPHLMERAVKRLMDSAVPPDFRDFNLDVFYGNECKGDEVASVAQTLPMFADRRMVLVKRAGDLSAAALEILASCVADPPPTTCLVFMGEKVDQRKKFFQEMKKKGELVECKRPYENQLGAFIREEAKGLGKRVEPAAAEMLVYLVGNNLGELSTQLEKVALYVGQRETISVEDVRGIVSDTKVESVFDLTNALGERNVVKALRSLATILRDGEAPLMLLAMIARHFRQLWRVRDLMAQKVPQQDISRLAGINPYFIKGVMAQARNFSASELKKVFEGLYATDLALKGGGAKRPTLTLEKLVMDVCGMGSR, from the coding sequence ATGAAAATCGACGAATTCAATAAAGCCTTGGACCGGGGAGAGATTTCTCCCCTTTATTATTTCCATGGGGACGAGCCGCACCTCATGGAACGGGCCGTGAAGCGGCTCATGGATAGTGCTGTCCCCCCCGATTTCCGCGATTTCAATCTGGATGTCTTCTACGGCAACGAGTGCAAGGGGGACGAGGTTGCCTCGGTTGCCCAGACGCTCCCCATGTTCGCCGATCGACGGATGGTCCTCGTGAAGCGGGCCGGAGATCTCTCCGCTGCCGCCCTGGAGATTCTCGCCTCCTGTGTCGCCGACCCTCCGCCAACCACCTGTCTCGTCTTCATGGGGGAGAAGGTGGACCAGCGGAAGAAGTTTTTCCAGGAGATGAAGAAGAAGGGGGAGCTTGTGGAGTGCAAGCGCCCCTATGAGAATCAGCTTGGCGCCTTCATCCGTGAGGAGGCAAAGGGGCTCGGCAAGCGGGTCGAACCGGCGGCGGCCGAGATGCTGGTCTATCTGGTGGGGAACAACCTGGGCGAACTCTCCACCCAGTTGGAAAAAGTAGCCCTGTACGTGGGGCAGCGTGAGACGATCTCTGTGGAGGATGTGCGGGGAATTGTCTCCGACACGAAGGTGGAGAGTGTTTTCGATCTTACGAATGCCCTCGGGGAGCGAAACGTGGTAAAGGCGCTCCGAAGCCTGGCCACCATACTCAGGGACGGGGAGGCGCCGCTTATGCTTCTAGCCATGATCGCGCGGCACTTTCGGCAGCTCTGGCGAGTGCGTGATCTGATGGCGCAGAAAGTCCCCCAGCAGGACATTTCCCGCCTTGCCGGGATCAATCCCTACTTCATCAAGGGAGTCATGGCACAGGCGCGGAACTTTTCCGCCTCAGAATTGAAAAAAGTTTTTGAGGGCCTCTATGCTACCGACCTTGCCTTGAAGGGGGGAGGGGCGAAACGGCCGACCCTGACTTTGGAAAAGCTTGTGATGGACGTCTGTGGGATGGGCTCCCGGTAG
- the lptE gene encoding LptE family protein, whose amino-acid sequence MSTLKGSIVRLVVAIVTMLVIAGCGYHIMRPARGGAELEGKTLQVSIFTNRSFRPNIEATLTDIIVDELAKREGTRLVERGGDLVLSGTVLTYGTSHASYTAKDEVKEYRATVTAEVALRRNDTGQVVWKGVITSTQDFPALTDLVVQQNSEDAAIREICRKMAREVYIHLTEDF is encoded by the coding sequence ATGTCGACCCTGAAGGGGAGCATTGTGCGTCTTGTGGTGGCAATCGTGACCATGCTGGTTATTGCCGGGTGCGGCTACCACATCATGAGACCGGCGCGGGGCGGGGCTGAGCTCGAAGGCAAGACCCTGCAGGTTTCCATCTTTACCAACCGGAGCTTCAGGCCAAACATCGAAGCAACCCTTACCGATATTATCGTAGATGAGTTGGCCAAGAGGGAGGGTACCCGGCTTGTGGAGAGAGGAGGCGATCTCGTTCTCTCGGGAACTGTCCTCACCTATGGCACCTCCCACGCCTCCTATACCGCCAAGGACGAGGTGAAGGAATACCGCGCCACGGTTACTGCGGAGGTAGCGCTGCGTCGGAACGACACCGGCCAGGTGGTCTGGAAGGGTGTCATCACGTCTACTCAGGATTTTCCCGCCCTGACCGATCTGGTTGTCCAGCAGAACAGCGAGGATGCCGCGATTCGGGAGATCTGCCGCAAGATGGCGCGGGAAGTCTATATTCACCTTACGGAAGATTTCTGA
- the leuS gene encoding leucine--tRNA ligase, giving the protein MEEKYIPRNVEEKWQKIWEENKTYKVTEDPSKPKYYLLEMFPYPSGRIHMGHVRNYSIGDVVGRFKRLRGFNVLHPMGWDAFGMPAENAAIQHKSHPAKWTYENIAYMRSQLKKMGLSYDWDRELATCDLDYYKWEQKVFLEMYEKGLAYKKTSYVNWCPKCETVLANEQVEDGACWRCDSEVTQKELEQWFFRITDYAEELLEYTEKLPGWPERVLTMQRNWIGKSYGCEIDFPVEGSLAKIKVFTTRQDTLYGATFMSLAPEHPMALELTTPDRRAEVEAFIDKVKKTDKIKRTAEDFEKEGVFTGSYCINPVTNRRMPVFLANFVLLDYGTGAVMAVPTHDQRDFEFARKYDLPLQVVIQPEGETLDPAAMATAYTEVGTMVNSGTFDGLRSDEAKEKIADYLAKEGIGTKTVNFRLRDWGISRQRYWGNPIPVIYCDICGVVPVPEKDLPVVLPMDVEFTGEGGSPLKKLDSFVNVPCPQCGQMARRETDTMDTFVQSSWYFLRYCCPDFAAGPIDKARAEYWMSVDQYIGGIEHAVLHLLYARFFTKALRDLGYVTVDEPFTNLLTQGMVIKDGAKMSKSKGNVVDPDALINRYGADTARLFSLFAAPPEKDLDWSDQGVDGSYRFLSRVWRLVCDLLPFVGKGGAVDSASLSDDARGLRRAVHKTIRKVTDDIDERFHFNTAIAAIMELVNAIYAFEPKNAPENGPVLTEAIESVVIMLSPFVPHVTEELWEALGHQGGVEAAGWPSFDPSAAVDEEFLIVVQVNGKLRGKVTVATDATEEQVKAAAFADEKVKPWIEGKQLRKAIYVPGKLLNIVVG; this is encoded by the coding sequence GTGGAAGAGAAATACATCCCCCGAAACGTCGAAGAGAAGTGGCAGAAAATCTGGGAGGAGAATAAGACCTACAAGGTCACAGAAGATCCTTCCAAGCCCAAGTACTATCTCCTCGAAATGTTCCCCTATCCTTCGGGGCGCATCCACATGGGGCACGTGCGCAACTACTCCATCGGCGACGTGGTGGGTCGCTTCAAGCGGCTGCGCGGCTTCAATGTCCTCCATCCCATGGGGTGGGACGCGTTCGGCATGCCGGCGGAGAATGCAGCCATTCAGCATAAGAGCCACCCGGCCAAGTGGACCTACGAGAACATCGCCTACATGCGGAGCCAGCTCAAGAAGATGGGTCTTTCGTATGATTGGGACCGGGAGCTGGCCACCTGTGACCTTGACTACTACAAGTGGGAACAGAAGGTGTTCCTTGAGATGTATGAGAAGGGGCTAGCCTACAAGAAGACCTCCTACGTCAACTGGTGCCCCAAGTGCGAGACGGTTCTGGCCAACGAGCAGGTGGAGGACGGAGCCTGCTGGCGCTGCGACAGCGAGGTGACCCAGAAGGAGCTGGAGCAGTGGTTCTTCCGGATCACCGACTACGCCGAGGAACTTCTGGAGTATACCGAGAAGCTCCCCGGCTGGCCCGAGCGGGTGCTGACTATGCAGCGCAACTGGATCGGCAAGAGCTACGGCTGCGAAATCGATTTTCCCGTGGAGGGGAGCCTCGCCAAGATAAAGGTGTTCACCACCCGCCAGGACACTCTCTACGGCGCAACCTTCATGTCCCTGGCCCCCGAGCACCCCATGGCCCTGGAGCTGACAACCCCTGACCGCCGGGCCGAGGTTGAGGCCTTCATCGACAAGGTGAAGAAGACCGACAAGATCAAGCGGACCGCCGAGGACTTCGAGAAGGAGGGGGTCTTTACGGGCTCCTACTGCATCAACCCGGTGACCAACCGGCGGATGCCGGTCTTTCTTGCCAACTTCGTCCTTCTCGACTACGGCACCGGCGCGGTCATGGCCGTGCCGACCCATGACCAGCGCGACTTCGAGTTTGCAAGGAAGTACGATCTGCCGCTCCAGGTAGTCATCCAACCGGAGGGCGAAACCCTCGATCCCGCCGCAATGGCCACCGCCTACACCGAGGTGGGGACGATGGTCAACTCTGGCACCTTTGACGGACTGCGGAGCGACGAGGCGAAGGAGAAGATCGCCGATTACCTGGCAAAGGAGGGGATCGGCACCAAGACCGTCAACTTCCGGCTGCGGGACTGGGGCATCTCCCGCCAGCGCTACTGGGGGAACCCGATCCCGGTCATCTACTGCGATATCTGCGGCGTGGTGCCGGTGCCGGAAAAGGACCTGCCAGTGGTGCTCCCCATGGATGTGGAGTTCACCGGAGAGGGGGGGAGCCCCCTCAAGAAGCTCGACTCCTTCGTGAATGTTCCCTGCCCCCAGTGCGGCCAGATGGCGCGCCGGGAGACCGATACCATGGACACTTTCGTCCAGTCCTCCTGGTACTTCCTCCGCTACTGCTGCCCCGATTTCGCCGCCGGCCCCATCGACAAGGCCCGGGCCGAGTACTGGATGTCCGTTGACCAGTACATCGGCGGCATCGAGCACGCGGTGCTCCATCTCCTCTACGCCCGCTTCTTTACCAAGGCCCTGCGGGATTTGGGGTATGTGACCGTTGACGAGCCGTTCACGAACCTCCTCACCCAGGGGATGGTCATCAAGGACGGCGCCAAGATGAGCAAGTCCAAGGGGAACGTGGTGGATCCCGATGCCCTCATTAACCGGTACGGGGCCGACACGGCACGACTTTTCTCCCTCTTTGCCGCGCCGCCGGAGAAGGATCTGGACTGGAGTGACCAGGGGGTCGACGGGAGTTACCGCTTCCTCAGCCGGGTCTGGCGTCTTGTCTGCGATCTTCTCCCCTTTGTCGGTAAGGGGGGAGCCGTTGATTCGGCTTCCCTCTCCGACGATGCCCGGGGGCTCCGCCGTGCCGTCCACAAAACAATCCGCAAGGTCACCGACGATATCGACGAGCGGTTCCACTTCAACACCGCCATTGCCGCGATCATGGAACTGGTGAACGCCATCTACGCCTTCGAGCCCAAGAATGCGCCGGAAAACGGGCCGGTCCTCACGGAAGCCATCGAGAGTGTCGTCATCATGCTTTCCCCCTTTGTTCCCCATGTGACGGAGGAACTCTGGGAGGCCCTTGGCCACCAAGGAGGGGTGGAGGCGGCCGGTTGGCCCTCCTTTGATCCGTCAGCCGCTGTGGACGAGGAATTCCTCATCGTGGTCCAGGTGAACGGCAAGCTCCGTGGCAAGGTGACGGTTGCCACTGACGCTACCGAGGAGCAGGTCAAGGCCGCTGCCTTCGCCGACGAGAAGGTGAAGCCGTGGATAGAAGGGAAGCAGCTCAGGAAGGCGATTTATGTGCCGGGTAAGCTTCTCAACATCGTGGTGGGGTGA
- a CDS encoding cytochrome c3 family protein: protein MKRLFIPAMLLLLLPVLLFAKDYQVVTFKTDTAGAINFSHPVHLKALGNNCTLCHNKIFTIGTKSAPVTMKEMEAGKSCGACHNAKRAFALGECTRCHVTKEVPVDIPNFGAVIFSHKFHLGLGAYGCADCHNAIFGARTDNPHITMKEMEGGRSCGACHDGKTAFSVKGDCTKCHTVRDIPFAADATFSHAAHLGFGHVCGDCHSKLFVAGPKSKRYTMLEMETQQSCGGCHNGSTAFSVKGDCGRCHTAVRDVTFAKSDAFFSHKIHTALLGCGSCHSGIFVGGVNSRRYTMAEMEKGLSCGVCHEDKTVFGVRGNCDRCHVKTRNVSFKTGAAGTVAFRHDFHRQMYGCGDCHNGIFTAGAGRKSFTMAEMGQGKSCGACHDGKTAFAATTAANCGKCHPLRDVILPHDARFPHVKHLESQTCSDCHNGLFLSGPGNKRWTMAQMEQGNSCGACHDGSIAFTVKGSCGTCHTSTVEVAIPVRQTGVTRFSHTFHAGLHGCTDCHNGIFGAGASARRHTMADMEKGGSCGACHDGKSAFTVKDNCTKCHPVKEISFKEPGALFSHTFHLNAYSCADCHDALFKPDSENRRWTMADMEKGKSCGACHDGKSAFGVAGACEKCHPATKGIKYELPGDVGSVLFSHKSHSAKGYGCVDCHSKIIVAGAGRKSHTMKEMEQGQSCGACHGFSMAFSVKDPIHCEKCHQRLY, encoded by the coding sequence GTGAAACGCCTGTTCATTCCCGCCATGCTGCTCCTCCTTCTGCCGGTGCTCCTCTTTGCCAAGGATTACCAGGTTGTTACCTTCAAGACCGACACCGCCGGTGCCATTAACTTCAGCCATCCCGTCCACCTGAAGGCCCTCGGCAACAACTGCACCCTCTGCCACAACAAGATCTTCACGATCGGCACCAAGTCGGCGCCGGTGACCATGAAGGAGATGGAGGCGGGCAAGTCCTGCGGCGCCTGCCACAATGCGAAGCGAGCCTTCGCCCTCGGCGAGTGCACCCGCTGCCACGTGACAAAGGAGGTGCCGGTCGATATCCCCAATTTCGGCGCCGTCATTTTTAGTCACAAATTCCACCTGGGGCTCGGCGCCTACGGTTGCGCCGACTGCCACAACGCCATCTTCGGCGCCCGTACCGATAACCCCCACATTACCATGAAGGAGATGGAAGGGGGACGTTCGTGCGGTGCCTGCCACGACGGCAAAACCGCCTTCTCGGTCAAGGGGGACTGCACCAAGTGCCACACGGTGCGGGATATCCCTTTTGCTGCCGACGCCACCTTCAGCCACGCTGCCCACTTGGGATTCGGCCATGTCTGTGGCGACTGCCACAGCAAGCTCTTTGTGGCCGGCCCCAAAAGCAAGCGCTACACCATGCTGGAGATGGAGACCCAGCAGTCGTGCGGCGGTTGTCACAACGGCAGTACCGCCTTCTCGGTCAAGGGGGACTGCGGCCGGTGTCATACGGCTGTCAGGGATGTGACCTTCGCGAAAAGCGATGCATTCTTCAGCCATAAGATCCATACAGCTCTGCTGGGGTGTGGCAGCTGCCACAGCGGTATCTTCGTCGGTGGCGTCAACAGCCGCCGCTACACCATGGCCGAAATGGAGAAGGGACTCTCCTGCGGGGTCTGCCACGAGGACAAGACCGTCTTCGGCGTCCGGGGCAACTGTGACCGCTGCCACGTGAAGACGCGGAATGTGAGCTTCAAGACGGGGGCTGCCGGCACGGTTGCCTTCCGGCACGATTTCCACCGCCAGATGTATGGCTGCGGAGACTGTCACAACGGCATCTTCACCGCCGGTGCGGGGCGCAAGAGCTTCACCATGGCCGAGATGGGGCAGGGAAAATCGTGCGGCGCCTGCCATGACGGCAAGACCGCCTTTGCCGCCACTACTGCCGCCAACTGTGGCAAATGCCATCCCCTGCGGGATGTGATCCTTCCCCACGATGCCCGTTTCCCCCACGTGAAGCACCTGGAATCCCAAACCTGCAGCGACTGCCATAACGGGCTCTTCCTCTCCGGTCCCGGAAACAAGCGCTGGACCATGGCGCAGATGGAGCAGGGCAATTCCTGTGGCGCCTGCCATGACGGCTCGATCGCCTTCACCGTCAAGGGATCGTGCGGCACCTGCCATACCTCCACCGTGGAGGTGGCGATTCCGGTCCGCCAGACGGGAGTCACCCGCTTCAGCCACACGTTCCACGCAGGCCTCCATGGCTGCACCGATTGCCATAACGGGATCTTCGGAGCCGGCGCATCGGCCAGGCGCCACACCATGGCCGACATGGAGAAAGGGGGCTCGTGCGGCGCCTGCCACGATGGGAAAAGCGCCTTCACCGTGAAGGATAACTGTACCAAATGCCATCCGGTGAAGGAGATCTCCTTCAAGGAACCGGGCGCTCTCTTCAGCCATACCTTCCACCTCAACGCCTATTCGTGCGCCGACTGCCACGATGCCCTCTTTAAGCCTGATTCCGAGAACCGGCGCTGGACCATGGCCGACATGGAGAAGGGCAAATCGTGCGGCGCCTGCCATGACGGCAAGAGTGCCTTTGGCGTCGCCGGTGCCTGCGAGAAGTGCCATCCGGCCACCAAGGGGATCAAGTACGAGCTTCCCGGCGATGTGGGGAGCGTCCTCTTCAGCCATAAATCCCACTCCGCCAAGGGATACGGTTGCGTTGACTGCCACAGCAAGATTATCGTGGCCGGCGCCGGGAGGAAATCCCATACCATGAAGGAGATGGAGCAGGGACAGTCGTGCGGCGCCTGCCACGGTTTCAGCATGGCCTTCAGTGTTAAGGATCCCATCCACTGCGAGAAGTGTCACCAGAGGCTCTATTGA
- a CDS encoding response regulator: MSDKRILVVEDSPTMRQLISFTLRRLPGVALVEATDGVDALKKLGGDSFDLIFTDINMPIMDGLKLVSLVRNDPSLRHIPVVIITTEGAAEDRQRGLALGANDYLTKPIQAGKILAVARELLRIG; this comes from the coding sequence ATGTCCGATAAGAGGATACTTGTCGTAGAAGACTCGCCCACCATGCGGCAGCTTATCTCCTTCACGCTGCGGCGGCTCCCTGGCGTTGCGCTGGTGGAGGCGACCGACGGCGTTGATGCCCTGAAAAAGCTGGGAGGGGATAGTTTTGACTTGATATTTACCGATATCAATATGCCGATCATGGATGGCCTGAAGCTCGTGAGCCTTGTCCGCAACGATCCGTCCCTGAGGCACATCCCTGTCGTGATCATTACCACCGAGGGGGCTGCCGAGGACCGCCAGCGCGGCCTTGCCCTCGGGGCCAACGACTATCTCACGAAACCGATTCAGGCCGGCAAAATCCTTGCCGTGGCAAGGGAATTGCTACGAATCGGCTAA
- a CDS encoding GAF domain-containing protein: protein MSMDDKSDEKGMHVRADEFLQLFKKGAEFTQDLLKENERLRYRIFQLEEHQRKGGAPASLVEENRLLAARIEELEREKDEILGRIRQIEAENNDFATRYVEIEEENNNLANLYIASYQLHSILDFDDVLKVITEIIINLIGAEEFAVMLIDEKAGLLGAVAAEGISLDDVPKVRPGEGTIGAIAATGESHFLEDPAGYVRDLSNPMVCIPLKIKDQVIGVIVIYKLLIQKKAFVPVDYELFTLLAGHAATAIFSSRLYSDSERKRSTMQGFINLLTK from the coding sequence ATGTCGATGGATGACAAGAGTGATGAAAAAGGGATGCATGTGCGGGCCGACGAATTCCTCCAGCTCTTCAAGAAGGGCGCGGAATTTACCCAGGATCTCCTCAAGGAGAACGAGCGGCTTCGATATCGGATTTTTCAGCTGGAGGAACACCAGCGCAAGGGAGGGGCTCCGGCTTCCCTTGTCGAGGAAAACCGGCTTCTCGCCGCCCGCATCGAGGAGTTGGAGCGGGAGAAGGACGAGATTCTCGGCCGCATCAGGCAGATTGAGGCTGAGAACAATGATTTCGCCACCCGCTATGTGGAAATCGAAGAGGAAAACAACAATCTGGCAAACCTCTACATAGCCAGCTACCAACTCCACTCCATTCTCGATTTTGATGACGTTCTCAAGGTCATCACCGAGATCATCATCAACCTGATCGGGGCCGAGGAATTCGCCGTCATGCTCATCGACGAGAAGGCCGGCCTGCTGGGCGCCGTTGCCGCCGAGGGCATTTCCCTTGATGATGTGCCGAAGGTGCGGCCCGGCGAGGGGACCATCGGGGCCATCGCCGCTACCGGCGAGAGCCACTTCCTCGAGGATCCGGCGGGATACGTGCGAGACCTCTCGAATCCCATGGTCTGCATACCCCTCAAGATCAAGGATCAAGTGATCGGAGTCATCGTCATTTACAAGCTCCTGATCCAGAAAAAAGCCTTTGTGCCGGTGGACTATGAACTGTTCACACTCCTTGCCGGCCATGCGGCAACCGCCATATTCAGTTCCAGGCTTTACTCGGATTCGGAGCGCAAGCGCTCCACCATGCAGGGATTCATCAATCTCCTGACGAAGTAG
- a CDS encoding protein-glutamate methylesterase/protein-glutamine glutaminase, with translation MRKIRVVVIDDSAFNRRAIIKMLESMPEVVVAGYANDGEEGIRKVIDLKPDLVTLDLEMPKMDGFTLLRIIMGYCPTPVIVISAKSDDEKVFKALELGAVDFVAKPSQGISEELLTITDDIQQKVRGVFSLNMKEIIRREKVEVLAPPPVAPKKAEAEPRRVVPCRLDVVAIGSSTGGPPAIQRILSSFREALPLAIVISQHMPAGFTRTFAERLNRLSVFEVKEAADGDTVWPGRVLIAPGGHNMVFEKSSGSVVVRVRKPSPEDRYIPSVDAMLASCAEVFGPRTLGVVLTGMGNDGSRGVRAIKGAGGQALAEAESSAVVFGMPREAIATGVVDKVVPLDLIAREIRMRCGVATDLD, from the coding sequence ATGAGAAAAATCAGGGTTGTCGTCATCGACGATTCCGCCTTCAACCGGCGGGCCATTATCAAAATGCTTGAAAGCATGCCCGAGGTGGTGGTGGCGGGATACGCCAACGACGGCGAGGAGGGGATCAGAAAAGTCATTGATCTGAAGCCCGACCTCGTGACCCTTGACCTCGAGATGCCCAAGATGGACGGCTTCACTCTCCTGCGGATCATCATGGGGTACTGTCCGACACCGGTCATTGTGATCAGCGCCAAGAGTGATGACGAGAAGGTCTTCAAGGCTCTTGAACTGGGAGCGGTCGATTTCGTCGCCAAGCCGAGCCAGGGGATTTCCGAGGAACTCCTTACCATAACCGACGATATCCAGCAGAAGGTGCGGGGCGTCTTTTCCCTGAACATGAAGGAGATCATCCGCCGTGAGAAAGTGGAGGTTTTGGCTCCCCCTCCTGTCGCCCCGAAAAAGGCGGAAGCGGAGCCGCGACGTGTGGTGCCGTGCCGTCTCGATGTGGTGGCCATCGGTTCTTCCACCGGCGGCCCCCCCGCCATCCAGCGGATTCTCTCTTCGTTCCGCGAGGCCCTTCCCCTGGCGATCGTTATTTCTCAACACATGCCCGCCGGTTTCACGCGAACCTTCGCGGAGCGCCTCAACCGCCTCTCCGTTTTCGAGGTCAAGGAAGCGGCCGACGGCGATACGGTGTGGCCGGGGCGGGTGCTGATTGCTCCCGGCGGCCACAACATGGTGTTCGAGAAGAGTTCCGGCTCAGTGGTGGTGAGGGTGCGCAAACCATCTCCCGAGGATCGCTACATCCCATCGGTCGACGCCATGCTTGCCTCCTGTGCGGAAGTCTTTGGACCGCGGACCCTTGGCGTAGTGCTTACGGGCATGGGGAACGATGGGAGCCGGGGGGTGCGGGCCATCAAAGGCGCGGGAGGACAAGCCCTTGCCGAAGCCGAGAGTTCGGCAGTGGTGTTTGGAATGCCGAGGGAGGCCATCGCCACGGGTGTGGTTGATAAGGTGGTACCCCTCGATCTGATTGCGCGGGAAATCCGTATGCGTTGCGGAGTGGCCACCGACCTTGATTAG